The Hymenobacter oligotrophus genome segment GCGCCCCGATCAAGGCACCGCGCCCACCAACGACCACTACGACAACGGCGGCAAGCCCAACGCCGGTACCCGCCCCATGCACGCGCCCGATACCCTAAGTGCCAAGCACAACCACCCGGTGCTGGCCCAACCACCCGAAGCCTTTACCGGCCTCACGCTCACCGAGCCCAGCAAAGTAGCCGCCGGCATCACGGCCGTTATCAAATCCATGCAGTTTTCGTGGGGAGAGGCGGGCTTGGCGCGCGGCACGCAAGCCTTGCTGAAGCTAAACCAGAAAGACGGGTTCGACTGCTCGAGCTGCGCCTGGCCCGACCCCGACGACCACCGCTCGGTGGCCGAATTTTGCGAGAACGGAGCCAAGGCCACCGCTTCCGATACCGACCACCGCACCATAGGCCCCGAGTTTTTTGCCCGGCACAGCCTAGCCGACCTCTCGCGCTTTACCGACCGCGACCTGAACAACGCCGGCCGCATTACGCACCCTTTGGCAAAGCGCCCCGGCGATACGCACTACCGGCAAATCTCCTGGCCCGAAGCCTTTCAGCTGGTAGCCGACGAGCTGAACGCGCTGCACTCGCCCGATGAAGCCGCGTTCTATACCTCGGGCAAAGTGCCCAACGAGCCGGCTTTTGCTTACCAGCTGTTCGTGCGTGAGTTCGGCACCAACAACCTGCCCGACTGCTCCAACATGTGCCATGAGAGCAGCGGCACGACCCTCACCAACACGGTGGGCTTGGGCAAAGGCTCCGTTACGCTCAACGACTTCTACGAGGCCGAGGTCATCATCATCATGGGGCAGAACCCGGGCACCAACCACCCGCGCATGCTCACGGCCCTGCAGCAAGCCAAGCGCAACGGTGCCCAAATCATCAGCATCAACCCGCTGATGGAAGCCGGCCTCAACCACTTCAAAAACCCGCAGGACTTTATGAACCCGCTGCGGGCCCTAGGTGCCTTGCTTGGCGACGGTACCCCCATAACCGACCTGTGGCTGCAAGTGAAGGTAAACGGCGACATGGCCGTGCTGCGCGGCATCATGAAGCACCTGCTCGAGGCCGAGAAGCTAAACCTCGGTATGGTGCTCGACCACGCTTTCATCCAGCAGTACACCGCGCACTACGATGAGTTTTTGCAGGAGCTGCGCAACACCTCTTGGGAAGATATCGAGGAAGTAAGCGGCATTGCGCGCGAGCAGCTGCGCGAAGCGGCCAATATGCTTGCGCCCAAAAAGCGAATCATCACCTGCTGGGCCATGGGCCTCACGCAGCAGAAGAACGCTGTGTACAGCATCGGCGAAATCGTGAACCTGCACCTGCTGAAGGGCGCCGTGGGCATACCCGGTGCCGGTCTGTGCCCCGTGCGCGGCCACAGCAACGTGCAAGGCGACCGGACCAT includes the following:
- a CDS encoding FdhF/YdeP family oxidoreductase — encoded protein: MEKSPAQEPDKAGKTPEQTASNNVPVSGQRPDQGTAPTNDHYDNGGKPNAGTRPMHAPDTLSAKHNHPVLAQPPEAFTGLTLTEPSKVAAGITAVIKSMQFSWGEAGLARGTQALLKLNQKDGFDCSSCAWPDPDDHRSVAEFCENGAKATASDTDHRTIGPEFFARHSLADLSRFTDRDLNNAGRITHPLAKRPGDTHYRQISWPEAFQLVADELNALHSPDEAAFYTSGKVPNEPAFAYQLFVREFGTNNLPDCSNMCHESSGTTLTNTVGLGKGSVTLNDFYEAEVIIIMGQNPGTNHPRMLTALQQAKRNGAQIISINPLMEAGLNHFKNPQDFMNPLRALGALLGDGTPITDLWLQVKVNGDMAVLRGIMKHLLEAEKLNLGMVLDHAFIQQYTAHYDEFLQELRNTSWEDIEEVSGIAREQLREAANMLAPKKRIITCWAMGLTQQKNAVYSIGEIVNLHLLKGAVGIPGAGLCPVRGHSNVQGDRTMGIWERPRKEFVDALGKEFSFTPPYEHGLDSVETAKAMHDGRIKAFISMGGNYLSAMADTEFIAEGMRQLDLTVFVAPKLNRGHLVTGRTSLLLPCLVRSEVDIQRAGQQFTSCENSMGVVSMSKGILKPIGPGVLSEVAIVCGMAIATLGNRTKTDWVAMTENYDVIRDHIARVIPGFENFNAKVRHPGGFYLPNGPRERKFTTTNGKANFTVTQFKKHTVAPDQLVLMSLRSHDQFNTQIYDYNDRYRGIHGERRVIFLNPDDMAARGIRARQLVNITSHFEGQQRMAERFVAVPYDIPRGNCAAYFPEMNVLVPVASVADVSNQPTSKWVVVTVAPLPEMLPEGTTQPEKLATIA